Proteins co-encoded in one Vibrio aquimaris genomic window:
- the ppc gene encoding phosphoenolpyruvate carboxylase produces the protein MNEKYSALRSNVSMLGHLLGNTIKDAHGDALLEKVETIRKLSKSALSGNKSDRESLIEEIKNLPDDQLTPVAHAFNQFLNLTNMAEQYHTISRHCDTDVNEPDAIKALFSKLNQNGISQLDTAQAIRDLNIELVLTAHPTEITRRTMINKLVKINKCLSKLDLNELSSKERLKTERRLEQLIAQGWHSDTIRQQRPTPLDEAKWGFAVVENSLWEAVPDFLRELDGKVREYLQEGLPIDARPVHFSSWMGGDRDGNPFVTHTITREVMLLSRWKAADLYLNDINELISELSMTRCNEPVRSLAGEDEHEPYRAILKQLRSLLTDTKHILDGKIKGQKIAIKAPLQKVEQLWDPLYACYQSLHQCGMGIIAEGSLLDTLRRIKAFGVHLVRLDIRQESTRHSEALSELTRYLGIGDYNHWNEQDKIAFLTNELASKRPLLPRDWHPSEAVQEVLDTCKIIATQPREAFGAYVISMARTASDVLAVHLLLQEAGCPYRMDVCPLFETLDDLNNAESVVKQLMGIDLYRGFIQNHQMVMIGYSDSAKDAGVMSAGWAQYHAMESLVKVAEEEGVELTLFHGRGGTIGRGGAPAHAALLSQPPKSLKGGLRVTEQGEMIRFKLGLPEVAVNSFNLYASAILEANLLPPPEPKKAWRDQMNLLSKVSCEAYRNIVRGKPDFVPYFRQATPELELGKLPLGSRPAKRNPNGGVESLRAIPWIFSWSQNRLVLPAWLGAGEAIQHSIDKGHQTLLEEMCREWPFFSTRLGMLEMVYTKCNLEIARYYDERLVEEKLQPLGEQLRQQLSKDIKAVLNVENNENLMQSDPWGQESIRLRNIYVEPLNMLQAELLYRNRQNSSASPELEEALMVTIAGIAAGMRNTG, from the coding sequence ATGAACGAAAAATACTCTGCTCTCAGAAGCAATGTGAGCATGCTGGGGCATTTATTGGGTAATACCATCAAAGATGCTCATGGTGATGCCCTTCTGGAAAAAGTAGAAACTATTCGTAAGCTTTCCAAATCTGCTCTCTCCGGTAATAAATCAGACAGAGAAAGCTTAATAGAAGAAATAAAAAACCTACCTGACGACCAACTTACCCCTGTTGCTCACGCCTTTAATCAATTTCTCAACCTCACCAACATGGCAGAGCAATATCACACCATTTCTCGCCACTGTGACACAGATGTCAACGAACCCGATGCCATTAAAGCTTTGTTTTCAAAACTCAACCAAAATGGTATTAGTCAGCTAGATACCGCCCAAGCTATTCGTGATCTCAATATAGAACTCGTGCTCACAGCGCACCCAACAGAAATCACACGTCGCACCATGATCAACAAGCTGGTCAAGATTAATAAGTGTTTATCAAAGCTCGATCTCAATGAGCTTTCAAGCAAAGAGCGGTTAAAAACCGAACGCCGGCTTGAGCAATTAATCGCGCAGGGGTGGCACTCAGATACGATACGTCAGCAGCGCCCTACTCCCCTTGATGAAGCCAAATGGGGCTTCGCCGTGGTCGAGAACTCACTGTGGGAAGCCGTGCCAGACTTTCTGCGTGAATTAGACGGGAAAGTACGTGAGTATCTACAAGAAGGCTTGCCGATTGATGCGAGACCCGTTCACTTTTCATCATGGATGGGGGGAGACCGAGACGGTAATCCGTTTGTCACACACACCATTACTCGTGAAGTCATGCTGCTATCTCGCTGGAAAGCGGCCGATCTCTACCTCAATGATATCAATGAATTAATCAGTGAACTTTCCATGACTCGCTGCAATGAGCCTGTGCGCTCACTGGCTGGTGAAGATGAACATGAACCTTATCGCGCCATTCTTAAACAGCTTCGTTCGCTGCTAACTGATACCAAACATATCCTTGATGGAAAAATCAAAGGCCAGAAAATTGCCATTAAAGCGCCACTGCAAAAAGTGGAGCAGCTTTGGGATCCTCTTTATGCCTGCTATCAGTCATTACATCAATGCGGCATGGGCATCATAGCGGAAGGCTCTCTACTGGATACACTGCGCCGCATCAAAGCCTTTGGGGTTCATTTGGTTCGTTTGGATATTCGCCAAGAAAGTACACGCCACTCAGAGGCATTATCAGAATTAACTCGCTATCTAGGGATTGGAGATTACAATCATTGGAATGAGCAAGATAAAATCGCTTTTCTAACCAATGAGCTAGCTTCTAAAAGGCCTTTGCTACCAAGAGATTGGCATCCTTCTGAAGCGGTACAAGAAGTACTTGATACGTGCAAAATTATCGCCACTCAGCCACGTGAAGCATTTGGCGCCTATGTGATTTCCATGGCTCGCACGGCATCAGATGTGCTCGCGGTGCATTTATTACTTCAAGAAGCAGGTTGCCCCTATCGTATGGATGTATGCCCGCTGTTTGAGACACTTGATGACCTCAATAATGCTGAGTCGGTTGTCAAACAGCTGATGGGAATTGATTTATACCGAGGTTTTATCCAAAACCATCAAATGGTCATGATAGGCTATTCGGACTCAGCAAAAGATGCTGGCGTCATGTCTGCTGGTTGGGCTCAATATCATGCTATGGAATCATTGGTCAAAGTTGCAGAAGAAGAAGGCGTTGAACTGACCTTATTCCATGGCCGAGGGGGAACGATTGGACGTGGCGGCGCTCCAGCCCATGCAGCTCTTTTGTCGCAACCTCCTAAAAGCTTAAAAGGAGGATTAAGAGTCACTGAGCAAGGTGAAATGATACGCTTTAAACTCGGACTTCCAGAGGTTGCAGTAAACAGCTTTAATCTTTATGCAAGCGCAATTTTAGAGGCTAACTTACTACCGCCACCTGAGCCGAAGAAAGCATGGCGTGATCAGATGAATCTTCTGTCTAAAGTCAGTTGTGAAGCGTATAGAAATATTGTTCGAGGTAAGCCTGACTTCGTACCATATTTTCGTCAAGCAACACCAGAGCTTGAGCTAGGCAAATTACCACTTGGATCTCGCCCGGCAAAACGCAATCCAAACGGCGGAGTCGAGAGCCTACGTGCAATACCTTGGATATTTTCTTGGAGTCAGAATCGCTTAGTCCTACCCGCTTGGCTAGGTGCTGGTGAAGCGATTCAACATTCTATCGACAAAGGACATCAAACTCTACTGGAGGAAATGTGTCGCGAGTGGCCATTTTTTTCTACTCGCCTTGGGATGCTGGAAATGGTTTACACCAAATGCAATTTAGAGATCGCTCGCTATTACGATGAGCGATTGGTTGAAGAAAAATTGCAGCCTTTAGGTGAACAATTACGCCAGCAGCTGAGTAAAGACATCAAAGCGGTATTAAATGTTGAAAACAATGAAAATTTAATGCAAAGCGATCCTTGGGGACAAGAGTCCATCCGCTTACGCAACATCTATGTTGAACCTCTCAATATGCTACAAGCGGAGTTACTGTACCGCAATCGCCAAAATAGCTCAGCTTCTCCTGAACTAGAGGAGGCTCTGATGGTAACCATTGCGGGCATCGCAGCCGGAATGCGCAACACTGGATAG
- the argB gene encoding acetylglutamate kinase has product MTENKQTPLVIKLGGAALSCSKTLSQVFGAIADYQSSAQRPIVIVHGGGYLVDELMDKLQLETVKKDGLRVTPYEQIPLITGALAGTANKMLQGQAIKDGLNAIGLSLADGGLCQVEELDPELGAVGTATPGSSILLQAVLDSGALPIISSIGITANGQMMNVNADQAAVAVAGALNADLVLLSDVSGVLDGKGHLINSLDDKEAQSLINGHVITDGMIVKVQAALEAANTLGRSIEVATWRYPEKLAQLFAGDSIGTQFLPNN; this is encoded by the coding sequence ATGACAGAGAACAAACAAACTCCATTGGTTATAAAGCTCGGCGGCGCTGCATTGTCATGCTCTAAGACATTGAGTCAGGTTTTTGGTGCGATTGCAGATTATCAAAGTTCGGCTCAGCGACCGATAGTCATTGTCCACGGAGGTGGCTACTTGGTGGATGAACTTATGGACAAGTTACAGCTGGAAACGGTCAAAAAAGACGGCTTGCGCGTAACACCCTATGAACAAATCCCTTTGATTACAGGCGCTTTGGCTGGGACCGCGAACAAGATGTTGCAAGGCCAAGCGATTAAGGATGGCTTGAATGCGATTGGCTTAAGCCTTGCCGATGGTGGTTTGTGTCAGGTTGAAGAGTTGGATCCCGAGCTTGGTGCAGTTGGTACAGCGACTCCGGGAAGCTCAATCCTATTACAAGCGGTTCTCGATAGTGGCGCTTTACCCATTATTAGTTCGATTGGCATCACGGCTAATGGACAGATGATGAATGTCAATGCCGATCAAGCAGCAGTCGCGGTGGCTGGAGCCTTGAACGCTGATCTTGTATTGCTATCGGATGTGAGCGGTGTACTTGATGGTAAAGGGCATCTTATAAATAGCCTTGATGATAAAGAAGCCCAAAGCCTTATCAATGGCCATGTGATCACCGATGGCATGATTGTCAAAGTTCAGGCGGCATTGGAAGCTGCCAATACGCTCGGACGCTCTATTGAGGTAGCAACTTGGCGCTATCCAGAGAAGCTCGCACAGCTATTTGCTGGGGACAGTATTGGCACCCAGTTTTTACCGAATAATTAA
- the argC gene encoding N-acetyl-gamma-glutamyl-phosphate reductase codes for MLKTTIIGASGYTGAELALMVHKHPQLTLSGLYVSAKSVDAGKCISQLHGKLSGVVNHTVEALHDPELVAAQSDVVFLATDHQVSHDLAPIFLAKGCQVFDLSGAFRVKQEGFYEQFYGFEHQHENWLDTAAYGLAEWNSNSIKQAQLIAVPGCYPTASQLAIKPLVDVKLLDVRQWPVINATSGVSGAGRKASMTNSYCEVSLKPYGVFSHRHQPEIATHLGTDVIFTPHLGNFKRGILATITMKLAQSVTQECVEKAFQIAYQDKPAVRLLSAELPSIQNVENSPFCDIGWKVQGEHIIVVSAIDNLLKGASSQAMQCLNIHYGFAELTALV; via the coding sequence ATGCTCAAAACCACAATTATTGGTGCCAGCGGTTATACAGGGGCTGAGCTCGCCCTAATGGTGCATAAACACCCACAGCTTACATTATCGGGTTTATATGTCTCAGCCAAGAGTGTAGACGCAGGTAAATGTATTTCCCAATTGCATGGCAAGTTATCAGGCGTAGTGAACCACACAGTAGAAGCTTTGCACGATCCTGAGCTCGTGGCTGCTCAAAGTGATGTGGTATTTCTGGCAACCGATCACCAAGTCAGTCATGACTTAGCACCTATTTTCCTCGCTAAAGGTTGCCAAGTTTTTGATTTATCGGGTGCATTTAGAGTTAAGCAAGAAGGTTTTTATGAGCAGTTTTATGGCTTTGAGCATCAGCATGAAAATTGGTTAGATACTGCGGCTTACGGTCTGGCTGAGTGGAACAGCAATAGCATTAAGCAAGCTCAGTTGATTGCTGTGCCTGGGTGCTATCCCACAGCTTCACAGCTTGCGATAAAACCGCTGGTTGATGTGAAGCTTTTAGATGTTAGACAGTGGCCAGTAATTAACGCAACTAGCGGTGTATCGGGGGCTGGTCGTAAAGCATCCATGACCAACAGCTATTGTGAAGTTAGTTTGAAGCCTTACGGCGTATTTTCTCATCGTCACCAACCTGAGATTGCGACCCACCTTGGTACTGACGTTATATTCACTCCTCATCTTGGTAACTTTAAACGCGGTATTTTAGCAACAATCACCATGAAGTTGGCTCAAAGTGTGACTCAAGAATGCGTCGAAAAGGCATTTCAAATCGCCTACCAAGATAAACCTGCGGTTCGCTTACTATCTGCAGAATTACCCAGTATTCAGAATGTGGAGAATTCGCCATTTTGCGATATCGGCTGGAAGGTTCAGGGTGAACACATCATTGTTGTTTCTGCGATAGATAACTTACTTAAGGGTGCTTCGAGTCAGGCGATGCAATGCCTCAATATCCACTATGGATTTGCAGAATTAACTGCCCTTGTATAA
- a CDS encoding argininosuccinate synthase, with protein sequence MNKVKVSKVVVAYSGGLDTSVIIPWLKENYDCEVVAFVADVGQGAEELEGIEAKAKASGASECYVADLKEAMVADYIYPTLKTGACYEGKYLLGTSMARPIIAKAQVEVARKVGADALCHGCTGKGNDQVRFEGAFAALAPDLHVIAPWREWDLVSREECLDYLAERNIPCTASLTKIYSRDANAWHISTEGGVLEDTWNHPNEDCWVWTVDPEQAPNEAEYVTLKVEKGEVVSVDGENMTPYNTLVYLNQKGAKHGIGRIDIVENRLVGMKSRGCYETPGGTIMMEALRAVEQLVLDKTAFEFREELGVKASHLVYDGRWFTPLCKSILAASEELAQDVNGEVVIKLYKGQATVTQKRSENSLYCEEFATFGEDEVYDQSHAEGFIRLYSLSSRIRTLKHQNN encoded by the coding sequence ATGAATAAAGTAAAAGTCAGTAAAGTTGTTGTCGCATACTCTGGCGGTCTTGATACCTCGGTAATTATCCCGTGGCTGAAAGAAAACTATGATTGTGAAGTGGTAGCTTTTGTTGCTGATGTGGGACAAGGTGCTGAAGAGTTAGAGGGTATTGAAGCAAAAGCCAAAGCATCTGGGGCCTCTGAATGTTATGTTGCTGATCTTAAAGAAGCTATGGTTGCGGATTACATCTATCCGACCTTAAAAACAGGGGCTTGTTATGAAGGTAAATACTTACTCGGTACTTCAATGGCTCGTCCTATTATTGCAAAAGCGCAGGTAGAGGTTGCACGCAAAGTAGGTGCGGATGCTTTGTGTCATGGATGCACTGGCAAGGGTAACGATCAAGTGCGTTTTGAGGGTGCATTTGCAGCCTTAGCTCCTGATCTGCATGTTATTGCTCCGTGGCGCGAATGGGATCTTGTTAGTCGTGAAGAGTGTCTTGATTACCTTGCGGAGCGTAATATCCCCTGTACTGCTTCTCTAACTAAAATATATTCAAGAGATGCGAATGCTTGGCATATTTCAACGGAAGGCGGCGTACTTGAAGATACTTGGAATCACCCTAATGAGGATTGCTGGGTTTGGACTGTTGACCCTGAACAAGCGCCAAATGAAGCAGAGTATGTCACTTTAAAAGTAGAGAAGGGTGAGGTGGTAAGTGTCGATGGTGAAAATATGACGCCATACAATACCCTTGTTTACCTGAATCAAAAAGGCGCCAAGCATGGTATTGGCCGCATTGATATCGTTGAAAACCGTTTGGTTGGAATGAAGTCTCGCGGCTGCTATGAGACCCCTGGGGGCACTATAATGATGGAAGCTCTGCGTGCGGTGGAGCAATTGGTGCTTGATAAAACCGCTTTTGAATTTCGTGAAGAGCTTGGTGTAAAAGCTTCGCACCTAGTATACGACGGCCGTTGGTTTACGCCTTTATGCAAATCAATTTTGGCCGCATCAGAAGAATTGGCTCAGGATGTTAATGGAGAAGTAGTGATCAAACTGTATAAAGGCCAAGCCACTGTAACGCAGAAACGTTCTGAAAACAGCTTATACTGTGAAGAGTTTGCAACTTTTGGTGAGGATGAAGTGTATGATCAGAGTCATGCTGAGGGCTTTATTCGCCTTTATTCTTTGTCCAGCCGTATTCGCACACTTAAACATCAGAATAATTAA
- the argE gene encoding acetylornithine deacetylase — MQLPSFIEVYQGLISTSSISSTDPSWDEGNAHVIEKLDSWMQSLGFETDVIKVSTGKFNLLAKKGTGEGGLLLAGHSDTVPFDQGRWNFDPHKLTQADNRFYGLGTADMKGFFAFIYEAVKKVDWSKQTKPLYVLATCDEETTMLGARHFTDNNPIEPDYCIIGEPTSLVPIRGHKGHMANSIRVTGKSGHSSDPALGVNAIEIMHEILFAMMQLRDRLIKDYHHPGFAIPSPTLNLGHIHGGDSANRICGCCELHYDVRPLPGISLDSLDNMLRSALKEVELKCPGRIEITALHEPIPGYECQHNHPFIKGMEEISGTDSETVNYCTEAPFLQQLCPTLVLGPGSIEQAHQPDEYLGFEFIEPTIDVLSKAMHKYCF, encoded by the coding sequence ATGCAACTACCCAGTTTTATCGAGGTCTATCAAGGCCTGATATCCACCTCATCAATCAGTTCGACTGACCCAAGCTGGGATGAGGGCAACGCACATGTGATTGAAAAACTAGACTCGTGGATGCAATCACTCGGCTTTGAAACTGACGTAATCAAAGTCTCGACAGGGAAATTCAACCTACTGGCTAAAAAGGGAACGGGCGAGGGCGGACTGCTACTTGCTGGTCATAGCGATACGGTTCCTTTTGACCAAGGGCGTTGGAATTTCGATCCACATAAACTGACCCAAGCTGACAATCGCTTTTATGGGCTCGGCACCGCTGACATGAAAGGTTTTTTCGCATTCATTTATGAAGCGGTAAAAAAAGTTGACTGGAGCAAGCAAACCAAGCCCTTATATGTGCTGGCAACATGTGATGAAGAAACAACCATGCTCGGTGCACGGCATTTTACTGATAACAATCCTATTGAACCTGATTACTGTATTATTGGTGAGCCTACCAGCCTAGTGCCAATCCGTGGCCACAAAGGACATATGGCTAACTCTATCCGGGTAACGGGCAAATCAGGCCATTCATCTGATCCGGCTCTTGGTGTTAATGCGATTGAGATTATGCATGAAATCTTATTTGCCATGATGCAACTGCGCGACCGACTTATTAAAGATTATCACCACCCAGGATTCGCCATTCCAAGTCCCACTCTCAACCTTGGTCATATACACGGCGGGGATAGTGCTAATCGAATCTGTGGCTGTTGTGAGCTGCACTACGACGTACGTCCATTACCTGGAATTAGCTTAGATAGTTTGGACAATATGCTACGCAGCGCGTTAAAGGAAGTTGAACTAAAGTGTCCCGGAAGAATTGAAATCACCGCTCTCCATGAGCCTATTCCTGGTTATGAATGTCAGCATAATCATCCGTTTATAAAAGGGATGGAAGAAATATCTGGAACAGACAGTGAAACAGTTAACTATTGCACTGAAGCGCCTTTCTTGCAGCAGCTTTGCCCAACACTTGTCCTCGGCCCAGGTTCAATAGAACAAGCGCACCAACCCGATGAGTATCTTGGCTTTGAGTTTATCGAACCGACCATAGACGTACTGTCCAAAGCAATGCATAAATATTGTTTCTAG